In Candidatus Falkowbacteria bacterium, a genomic segment contains:
- the ychF gene encoding redox-regulated ATPase YchF — protein sequence MPLSIGIVGLPNVGKSTLFTALTKKQAEAANYPFCTIEPNVGLVKVPDERLNQLAAVSKPEKIIPTVIEFVDIAGLVKGASTGEGLGNQFLSHIRECDAICEVVRQFEDNNIIHVNNKIDPDGDRETINLELVLADLSTVAKRLDKVSREARTGNKESIFAKDILEKLLKQLEAGKAARELIFTDEEKIVVQQLSLITIKPLLYVLNAKDSDANISHNWQDGSVISIDAKLEAEIASLPEEEQEVYIKELGLKESGLDRLIKAGYELLGLITFFTTGKDETRAWTVRNGAKAPEAAGVIHTDFIKGFIRAEVINYHDFVQAGSEVEAKAKGLMRTEGKEYIIKDGDVCNFLVNT from the coding sequence ATGCCTTTATCAATCGGAATTGTTGGATTACCGAATGTTGGTAAATCAACACTATTCACCGCCCTCACAAAAAAACAAGCTGAAGCAGCTAATTATCCTTTTTGTACCATTGAACCAAATGTTGGTTTAGTAAAAGTTCCCGATGAACGACTTAATCAATTAGCCGCAGTTTCCAAGCCAGAAAAAATAATACCAACAGTCATTGAATTTGTTGATATTGCTGGCTTGGTTAAAGGTGCCTCAACCGGTGAAGGTTTGGGTAATCAATTTTTGTCACATATTCGTGAGTGTGATGCGATTTGTGAAGTTGTGAGACAGTTTGAAGATAATAATATTATTCATGTTAATAACAAGATCGATCCAGATGGCGACCGAGAAACAATTAATCTTGAATTAGTATTAGCTGATTTGTCTACGGTTGCAAAACGCTTAGATAAAGTTTCACGTGAAGCCAGAACTGGTAATAAGGAATCTATTTTTGCTAAAGATATACTTGAAAAATTACTTAAACAACTTGAAGCTGGTAAAGCAGCTCGTGAATTAATATTTACTGATGAGGAAAAGATTGTTGTTCAACAATTAAGCTTGATTACAATTAAACCTCTTCTCTATGTATTAAATGCTAAAGACAGCGATGCAAATATTTCTCATAATTGGCAAGATGGAAGTGTAATCTCTATTGATGCAAAACTAGAAGCAGAAATTGCCAGCCTCCCTGAAGAAGAGCAGGAAGTCTATATCAAAGAATTAGGATTAAAAGAAAGCGGACTTGATCGATTAATTAAAGCTGGCTATGAACTACTTGGATTGATTACTTTTTTCACTACTGGGAAAGATGAAACACGTGCTTGGACAGTGCGTAATGGTGCCAAAGCCCCAGAAGCTGCCGGAGTTATTCATACTGATTTTATAAAAGGCTTTATTAGAGCCGAAGTTATTAACTATCATGACTTTGTTCAAGCCGGTAGCGAGGTTGAAGCTAAAGCTAAAGGCTTAATGAGAACCGAAGGAAAAGAATACATAATTAAAGATGGGGATGTGTGTAACTTCTTGGTGAATACCTAA
- a CDS encoding DUF1648 domain-containing protein: protein MNPLRPNLKTELLPISLLIISMILAVYFFMNFPSHVPVHWNLSGNIDGYSSRIFGAWFPPILMAVLYGILLLLPQIDPKNSRYHEFRDAYHAIKNIIISFIFILYIFSWFGRAWLCVNF from the coding sequence ATGAATCCACTGAGGCCAAATCTTAAAACTGAGTTGCTTCCAATATCATTACTTATTATTTCTATGATATTGGCGGTTTATTTTTTTATGAATTTTCCAAGCCATGTTCCAGTGCACTGGAATTTGAGTGGGAATATTGATGGGTATAGTAGTCGGATCTTTGGAGCCTGGTTTCCACCAATTTTAATGGCAGTTTTGTATGGAATTTTGTTACTTTTACCACAAATTGACCCAAAAAATAGTCGGTATCATGAATTTAGAGATGCCTACCATGCAATTAAGAATATAATAATAAGTTTTATTTTTATCCTTTATATTTTTTCTTGGTTTGGCCGGGCTTGGTTATGTGTTAACTTTTAA